In a single window of the Renibacterium salmoninarum ATCC 33209 genome:
- the glnA gene encoding type I glutamate--ammonia ligase, translating to MDRQQEFVLRTIEERDVRFVRLWFTDVVGSLKLVALAPAEVEGAFEEGLGFDGSSIEGLARVFESDMLLQPDPSTFQILPWRGETEQTSRMFCDILTPDGEPSTADPRNVLKRTLAKAADMGFTCYTHPEIEFYLLKSEELGADGRPVPVDQAGYFDHVPGGVAQDFRRTAVAMLESVGISVEFSHHEGGPGQNEIDLRYADALQTADNIMTFRTVIKEVALQQGTYATFMPKPFSEHPGSGMHTHFSLFEGDTNAFYEAGAEFQLSTTARQFIAGILKHAPEFTTVTNQFVNSYKRLWGGGEAPSHLAWGHNNRSALVRVPLYKPGKGQSARIEYRGIDSATNPYLAYAVLLGAGLKGIEEGYELPAAAEDDVWSLTTAERRALGHDPLPSSLDDAIRLTEDSELMAEILGEQVFEHFLRNKRADWQEYRLEVTPFELRRNLGIL from the coding sequence ATGGATCGCCAGCAGGAATTTGTTCTCCGCACCATTGAAGAACGAGACGTGCGTTTTGTCCGACTTTGGTTCACCGACGTCGTGGGTTCGTTGAAATTAGTGGCCTTGGCTCCGGCTGAGGTAGAAGGAGCCTTTGAGGAAGGACTAGGCTTCGACGGCTCCTCCATTGAAGGCCTGGCCAGAGTCTTTGAATCGGACATGTTGTTGCAGCCGGATCCCTCCACGTTCCAGATCTTGCCTTGGCGTGGCGAAACAGAACAGACCTCGCGCATGTTCTGCGATATTTTGACCCCAGACGGCGAACCATCCACGGCGGACCCACGCAATGTCCTCAAACGCACGCTCGCCAAAGCGGCAGACATGGGGTTCACTTGCTACACCCATCCGGAAATTGAGTTTTATTTGCTCAAGTCCGAAGAACTGGGCGCAGATGGCCGGCCAGTGCCGGTAGATCAGGCCGGATATTTCGACCACGTGCCTGGCGGGGTAGCGCAAGACTTCCGACGCACGGCCGTGGCAATGCTGGAAAGCGTCGGCATCTCCGTCGAGTTCAGCCACCACGAAGGCGGCCCGGGCCAGAACGAAATTGATCTGCGCTATGCCGATGCCCTGCAAACTGCGGATAACATCATGACGTTCCGCACCGTGATCAAAGAAGTCGCTTTGCAGCAAGGAACGTATGCCACGTTCATGCCGAAGCCATTTTCCGAACACCCTGGTTCTGGCATGCACACGCATTTTTCGCTTTTCGAGGGCGACACGAACGCGTTTTACGAGGCCGGCGCTGAATTCCAGTTATCGACCACGGCAAGGCAGTTCATCGCTGGCATCTTGAAGCACGCACCGGAGTTCACCACGGTCACTAACCAATTTGTGAACTCCTACAAGCGACTTTGGGGCGGCGGCGAGGCGCCGAGCCATCTCGCATGGGGCCATAACAACCGGTCCGCCTTGGTCCGCGTCCCGCTATACAAGCCCGGCAAAGGCCAATCTGCGCGCATCGAATACCGAGGTATCGATTCTGCGACCAATCCGTACTTGGCGTATGCGGTTTTGCTCGGTGCGGGATTGAAAGGAATCGAAGAAGGCTACGAACTGCCAGCTGCGGCTGAAGACGACGTCTGGTCGTTGACTACCGCTGAGCGTAGAGCTTTGGGGCACGACCCGCTGCCGTCCAGCCTGGACGATGCGATTCGGCTCACTGAAGATTCCGAACTGATGGCGGAAATCCTGGGCGAACAGGTTTTTGAGCATTTTCTGCGCAATAAGCGTGCGGACTGGCAAGAATACCGACTTGAAGTGACGCCTTTCGAGCTGCGGCGCAATTTGGGGATTCTCTGA
- the panB gene encoding 3-methyl-2-oxobutanoate hydroxymethyltransferase, whose protein sequence is MNSVELPAPYGTGAANTAAHSTGQNALPKKIRVHHLQQAKDEGRKFAMLTAYDQYAAQIFDEAGIETLLIGDSAANNVYGYETTIPVTVDELLPLCRAVARSTRRALVVADLPFGSYEASAEQAVATAVRFLKEGLVAAVKVEGNARLAPQIRAMVDAGIPVVAHIGFTPQSEHALGGYRVQGRGEAAQTVIDDAGALAEAGAFCVLMEMVPAEVAAAVDAAVKVPTIGIGSGSATTGQVLVWQDMAGLRGGQVAKFVKQYADLRTVLSEAAITFGAEVRDGAFPGPEHSF, encoded by the coding sequence ATGAATTCCGTTGAACTGCCAGCTCCCTATGGGACGGGCGCGGCTAATACAGCTGCTCATAGTACCGGCCAAAACGCTTTGCCAAAGAAGATTCGGGTGCATCATCTACAGCAGGCCAAAGATGAGGGCCGCAAATTCGCGATGCTCACGGCCTACGATCAGTATGCTGCGCAGATTTTTGACGAGGCTGGCATCGAGACGCTACTCATCGGCGATTCAGCGGCCAATAATGTTTACGGCTACGAAACGACCATCCCGGTAACGGTTGATGAGCTACTGCCGTTGTGCCGGGCCGTCGCCAGGTCTACCCGTAGGGCGCTCGTGGTGGCTGATCTACCCTTTGGCAGCTACGAAGCTTCCGCTGAACAAGCGGTAGCCACCGCAGTGCGTTTCCTTAAAGAGGGTTTAGTTGCCGCAGTCAAGGTTGAAGGAAATGCTCGTCTTGCCCCGCAAATTCGCGCCATGGTGGACGCTGGCATTCCAGTGGTGGCTCATATTGGCTTCACCCCGCAAAGCGAACATGCCTTAGGCGGCTATCGGGTGCAGGGCCGCGGCGAGGCCGCTCAAACGGTCATTGACGACGCCGGCGCCTTAGCCGAAGCTGGCGCCTTTTGTGTGCTGATGGAAATGGTGCCGGCTGAGGTTGCTGCCGCAGTAGATGCTGCGGTCAAGGTGCCCACGATTGGCATTGGCTCGGGTTCAGCTACCACTGGCCAAGTCTTAGTTTGGCAGGATATGGCTGGGCTGCGCGGTGGCCAAGTAGCCAAGTTTGTGAAGCAATACGCAGATTTGCGCACGGTATTGTCCGAGGCGGCAATTACCTTCGGCGCTGAAGTGCGCGACGGCGCGTTCCCCGGCCCTGAGCACTCGTTCTGA
- a CDS encoding DUF5666 domain-containing protein gives MLQMHHPEAHRRRRVASLAARMPINTRGIVALKRCLHGESVVDRDGKTVTLDVQSGTIESISDTSVTVKSSDGFSQSYLLNSSTKVFQAPTKPAATPKSSSDGNKNKADRPKPATVALKDLKVGDSVRLSAVKADGSATAERIMLAAK, from the coding sequence ATGCTGCAGATGCATCATCCGGAAGCTCACCGTCGTCGTCGAGTAGCCAGTTTGGCAGCTCGGATGCCAATAAACACGCGGGGCATCGTGGCGCTGAAAAGATGCTTGCATGGCGAGTCTGTTGTTGACCGTGATGGAAAAACTGTGACTTTGGATGTGCAGTCCGGCACGATCGAATCAATCTCGGACACCTCAGTTACGGTAAAGAGCAGCGACGGCTTCAGCCAAAGTTATCTGCTGAATTCCTCGACGAAGGTCTTCCAGGCGCCAACTAAGCCTGCAGCTACGCCAAAGAGCTCGAGCGATGGCAACAAAAATAAGGCTGATCGGCCCAAGCCGGCAACCGTAGCGCTCAAAGATCTCAAAGTTGGCGACAGCGTCCGCCTGTCCGCGGTTAAAGCTGATGGCAGTGCTACCGCAGAGCGGATCATGCTCGCGGCGAAGTAG
- a CDS encoding AAA family ATPase, which translates to MSRPQGRVVLINGISGAGKTSLARDLAPMLGLPLFSQDDFKETFFDFGPDGIPAKALGMLAIEALWTAATAVPASIIESNWHRERDREFAIAGLQRANLEVVVEIYCRVDVDVALARAASRARHPVHSGDQFTMAHWRRLAEGAIPIELSPVLELDTSQQIDLPKLVQAVRALF; encoded by the coding sequence ATGAGTAGGCCGCAGGGTCGAGTGGTGTTGATCAACGGGATCAGCGGCGCAGGGAAAACATCTCTAGCTCGAGACTTGGCGCCGATGCTTGGCTTACCATTGTTCAGTCAAGACGATTTCAAAGAGACGTTCTTTGATTTTGGTCCGGATGGCATTCCAGCGAAAGCATTGGGAATGCTGGCAATCGAGGCACTTTGGACTGCCGCCACCGCGGTACCTGCGTCAATCATTGAATCGAATTGGCACCGTGAACGAGACCGTGAGTTTGCTATCGCAGGTTTGCAGCGGGCAAATCTAGAAGTGGTCGTTGAGATCTATTGTCGTGTTGACGTCGACGTTGCCCTGGCGCGAGCTGCTAGCAGAGCCCGGCATCCGGTGCATAGCGGAGATCAATTCACTATGGCACATTGGCGCAGGCTTGCCGAAGGCGCCATTCCGATTGAACTTTCCCCGGTTCTTGAACTAGACACCTCGCAACAAATTGATTTACCTAAACTGGTTCAGGCCGTCCGAGCTCTTTTCTAA
- a CDS encoding SPOR domain-containing protein produces the protein MPQFWYNVNTHEVEEDAQSDWTQLIGPYETRAEAEQALAKVKARNDAWDSQDED, from the coding sequence ATGCCGCAGTTTTGGTACAACGTGAATACGCACGAGGTCGAAGAAGATGCGCAGTCTGATTGGACGCAGCTGATCGGCCCCTATGAGACTCGGGCCGAGGCCGAACAAGCGCTGGCCAAGGTAAAGGCTCGTAACGACGCTTGGGATTCGCAAGACGAAGACTAA
- the ppgK gene encoding polyphosphate--glucose phosphotransferase — MSKNADKSQNPQHIIGIDIGGTGIKGGIVNLKKGELSGDRFRIDTPQPSTPKAVAEVVKQIVDELMSREDAPSKDSPVGVDFPAIIAHGVARSAANVDKSWIGTDVDDLLTKKLGRPVHVMNDADAAGVAEVAYGVGQGQKGTVLVITLGTGIGSAFIFNGKLVPNAELGHLELDGFDAESRASASAREREDLDWDEYSKRLQRYFSHVEFLFSPELFIIGGGISKRSEDFLPKLDLQTKIVTAELKNNAGIVGAALQASRHFKKK; from the coding sequence ATGTCGAAGAACGCTGATAAGTCGCAAAACCCCCAGCACATCATCGGGATCGACATTGGTGGCACGGGCATCAAAGGTGGCATCGTCAACCTGAAAAAGGGTGAGCTCTCTGGTGATCGGTTCCGCATCGACACACCACAACCGTCAACCCCTAAAGCAGTAGCGGAGGTCGTCAAACAAATCGTCGACGAGCTGATGTCGCGCGAGGATGCCCCGTCCAAGGACAGTCCGGTTGGCGTTGATTTTCCGGCCATCATCGCGCACGGCGTTGCTCGGTCCGCCGCCAACGTAGACAAAAGTTGGATTGGTACCGACGTCGATGATTTACTCACCAAAAAATTGGGCCGACCAGTACATGTCATGAACGACGCCGACGCCGCCGGAGTCGCCGAGGTTGCTTACGGCGTTGGCCAAGGGCAAAAAGGCACCGTGCTAGTGATCACTCTGGGCACCGGAATCGGATCTGCGTTTATCTTCAACGGCAAGCTGGTCCCGAACGCAGAACTCGGACACTTGGAACTGGACGGATTCGACGCCGAGTCACGCGCTTCAGCGTCGGCCCGCGAACGCGAAGATCTTGACTGGGATGAATACAGCAAGCGGCTACAACGCTATTTCTCCCACGTAGAGTTCCTGTTCTCCCCCGAATTGTTCATCATCGGTGGCGGAATTTCCAAGCGAAGCGAAGACTTCTTGCCCAAGCTAGATTTGCAAACCAAGATTGTCACCGCGGAACTGAAAAATAACGCCGGGATTGTTGGGGCGGCACTACAGGCCTCGCGGCATTTCAAGAAAAAATGA
- a CDS encoding SDR family NAD(P)-dependent oxidoreductase produces the protein MSSRTGKQPVILISGASRGIGAAIASQAAQAGFAVLVNFASDHEGATAVVRQVTEAGGVARACQGDVSDSAICAELVTAAAQLGELTAVVNNAAITGNAPGPFIGLEESVLRRTVEVNVIGTMLLSQAALRYWRAHPGPGRSIVNISSTATKAGSPSEWVHYAATKGAIDVFTRGLATETAAEGIRVNAVAPGMTQTRLHEDAGLPDRVARLSPTIPLGRAALPAEIADAVFWLLSEKSSYVTGAVIPVSGGR, from the coding sequence ATGAGCAGCCGCACTGGTAAGCAACCAGTGATCCTCATCAGTGGTGCAAGCCGCGGTATTGGCGCTGCTATCGCAAGCCAAGCCGCGCAAGCTGGTTTTGCAGTTCTGGTTAACTTTGCCTCAGATCACGAAGGTGCCACCGCGGTAGTGCGTCAAGTGACTGAGGCCGGTGGCGTAGCGCGAGCATGCCAAGGTGACGTCAGCGATAGCGCAATCTGTGCGGAGCTTGTTACCGCCGCCGCGCAACTTGGTGAGCTGACCGCCGTCGTAAATAATGCGGCAATCACCGGCAACGCTCCGGGACCATTTATCGGTCTTGAGGAGTCAGTCCTTCGCCGAACCGTTGAGGTGAATGTCATCGGCACCATGCTGCTCAGCCAAGCAGCCTTGCGTTACTGGCGCGCTCATCCTGGACCTGGGCGTTCGATAGTCAATATTTCCTCGACGGCAACCAAAGCTGGCTCGCCGTCGGAATGGGTGCATTACGCCGCGACCAAGGGCGCCATTGATGTCTTTACGCGCGGGCTCGCCACCGAGACAGCCGCCGAAGGTATTCGAGTGAACGCTGTTGCGCCGGGGATGACTCAAACTCGGCTGCATGAGGATGCTGGGCTGCCGGATCGGGTTGCTAGGCTCAGCCCAACAATTCCGCTAGGCCGTGCCGCACTGCCGGCGGAAATCGCTGATGCAGTTTTCTGGCTTCTTTCGGAAAAATCTTCTTACGTCACCGGTGCGGTGATCCCCGTCAGTGGCGGGCGCTGA
- a CDS encoding CocE/NonD family hydrolase: protein MAIRKPSFSALAGATGAALILLSAGAGIANAQTLAATPKVAQPGVTSASNPYVPTGAAWTQSYFPSTDDVELHADVLRPQNLAANAKTPVILSVGPYFSHAGQTGSEGRSQTGPSDRFTDLIDGAKLMDRGYTVVLVDLRGFVGSTGCLDWQGPGEQADVAAAVNWAANQSWSTGKVGLYGKSYDASTGLMGLGSGTAGLKAVVAQEPVYDAYRYLYSNGVARPNHSGTPDAYGGIAKIPPVGGANGDDSHYAKNTAYEKSHPECEKNNDSLTQNADHSAKFWKDRNVITKATGSTVPLFLTQGLIEPNTKPEGVDELLSAFKGPVRVWFGQWDHVRGNNTDSDGNLAMGRAGWFDEVLRFYDKNLKGISPSVTDPAFAIEGSDGVWRQQDSWPGESVSASAKIGSDSYPAPKQSAFSADNAEQANENSNSKDMDSEPKTLSTKAAASGTSGVWSRSQPVSERTRITGTPTVHLQTSKAKGNAVAALYDVAADGSAVQIDLNISVISASGQTDFALKSTDWTLEKGHSLAVRVSSDDARNWAGLANSGAISVSGGSIDLQLQSPSSDVATKGDRSSYLDSYLQGSQATVPNTTPSFELSLGN from the coding sequence ATGGCTATCAGAAAACCCAGCTTCTCAGCTCTAGCCGGCGCCACTGGAGCCGCACTCATATTGCTCAGCGCTGGTGCTGGCATTGCGAATGCACAAACCCTCGCAGCCACACCGAAAGTCGCCCAGCCAGGCGTTACCAGCGCCAGTAATCCCTATGTCCCCACTGGCGCGGCATGGACACAGTCGTACTTTCCCTCCACTGACGACGTCGAGCTGCATGCCGATGTACTCCGACCACAGAACCTGGCCGCGAACGCCAAAACTCCGGTTATCCTTTCGGTTGGCCCGTACTTTAGTCACGCTGGCCAAACTGGCTCCGAAGGACGCAGTCAAACCGGCCCCTCGGACAGATTTACCGATCTGATTGATGGTGCCAAGTTAATGGATCGCGGATACACCGTGGTGCTAGTTGATTTGCGCGGATTTGTCGGCAGTACTGGCTGCTTGGACTGGCAGGGTCCAGGCGAGCAGGCCGACGTCGCAGCGGCGGTCAATTGGGCCGCCAACCAATCCTGGTCTACCGGCAAAGTTGGTCTGTACGGAAAATCCTATGATGCCAGTACCGGGCTGATGGGACTCGGCTCCGGTACTGCCGGGCTCAAAGCCGTGGTGGCCCAAGAGCCGGTTTACGATGCCTACCGCTACCTTTACAGCAACGGTGTGGCGCGACCTAACCATTCGGGAACTCCCGATGCTTATGGCGGCATTGCCAAAATTCCCCCGGTTGGTGGCGCCAATGGCGATGATTCGCACTATGCCAAAAATACCGCGTACGAAAAATCGCACCCGGAGTGCGAAAAGAACAATGACTCGCTGACCCAGAACGCTGATCACTCAGCCAAGTTCTGGAAAGACCGCAATGTGATCACTAAAGCCACTGGTTCAACCGTTCCCCTGTTTCTTACGCAGGGACTCATCGAGCCCAACACCAAACCTGAGGGCGTAGACGAGCTGCTCAGCGCGTTCAAGGGACCCGTTCGTGTCTGGTTTGGCCAATGGGATCACGTACGCGGAAACAACACCGATTCGGATGGCAACCTTGCCATGGGTAGGGCTGGCTGGTTCGACGAGGTCTTACGGTTCTACGACAAGAATCTCAAGGGCATCAGCCCTTCCGTGACCGATCCGGCCTTTGCTATCGAAGGCAGCGATGGCGTCTGGCGGCAGCAGGACTCATGGCCGGGAGAAAGCGTTTCGGCTTCAGCGAAAATCGGTTCCGACAGCTATCCCGCACCAAAACAAAGTGCATTTTCTGCCGACAACGCCGAGCAAGCCAATGAAAACTCGAATTCCAAAGACATGGACTCTGAGCCGAAGACGTTGAGCACAAAGGCAGCGGCCTCAGGAACCTCTGGGGTTTGGTCGCGTTCTCAGCCAGTCAGCGAGCGCACGCGAATCACCGGCACGCCGACAGTTCATCTGCAAACCTCAAAGGCCAAAGGTAACGCGGTTGCAGCACTGTACGACGTCGCAGCGGATGGATCTGCGGTTCAGATCGATCTGAACATTTCGGTGATTTCTGCTTCAGGCCAGACGGACTTTGCGCTCAAATCAACTGATTGGACGCTAGAAAAAGGTCATAGTCTCGCGGTACGTGTTTCCTCGGATGACGCGCGCAACTGGGCGGGCCTGGCAAATAGCGGCGCAATCAGCGTCTCTGGCGGCAGCATTGACTTGCAGCTGCAAAGTCCTTCATCGGATGTAGCTACCAAGGGCGACCGCTCGAGCTATTTGGATAGCTACTTGCAAGGTTCCCAAGCTACCGTGCCGAACACTACGCCAAGCTTTGAGCTGAGTCTCGGTAACTAA
- the nrdR gene encoding transcriptional regulator NrdR yields the protein MYCPFCRHPDSRVVDSRVSDDGSSIRRRRQCPQCERRFTTVETTSLTVIKRSGIGEPFSRGKVINGVRKACQGRPVSEDDLAVLAQEVEENIRASGAAEIEAHEVGLAILGPLQKLDKIAYLRFASVYQAFESLDDFEHAIEILRHEADLDGSAESAKKQVRP from the coding sequence GTGTATTGTCCCTTCTGCCGACACCCAGATTCGCGAGTCGTTGATTCCCGAGTTTCCGATGACGGCTCATCGATCCGCCGTCGCAGGCAATGTCCGCAGTGCGAACGTCGATTCACCACGGTAGAGACCACCAGCCTGACCGTTATCAAGCGCTCCGGGATTGGCGAGCCGTTTAGTCGCGGCAAAGTCATCAACGGAGTACGCAAGGCCTGCCAAGGCCGACCGGTGAGCGAAGACGATTTGGCTGTGCTGGCTCAAGAAGTCGAAGAAAACATCCGCGCTTCCGGTGCCGCCGAGATTGAAGCTCACGAAGTTGGACTAGCGATCCTTGGCCCGTTGCAGAAGCTGGATAAGATCGCTTACCTTCGCTTCGCTAGCGTTTACCAAGCTTTTGAGTCGCTAGACGACTTTGAACACGCGATTGAAATCTTGCGTCATGAAGCCGACCTTGACGGTTCGGCAGAGTCGGCGAAGAAACAGGTTCGCCCTTAA
- the hisD gene encoding histidinol dehydrogenase, producing the protein MVTSTRDPQILRSIDLRGQKLSLMQLRRELPRVEAQSAHDAEASVQNILDSVRTGGLTALRELAQRFDGVTQNQPRVPQSALQQALAELDPAVRAALEESLRRASAVAQAQRPEDVPVQLAPGANVLLRWEPIRRVGLYVPGGLAAYASSVVMNVVPALAAGVGSIALASPPQKDNNGLPHPSVLAAAALLGIEEVYAIGGAQAIGALAYGIPETAEFAGLEPVDMVTGPGNIFVATAKRLVKGLVGIDAEAGPTEIMVLADESASAPFVAADLISQAEHDPFAASVLVTDSARLAEAVQEQLVVQLALTKHQERVAQALGGEQAAVVLVDSIAAGIDVASAYAAEHLEVMTVNSAEDGAKVRSAGAIFLGSSSPVSLGDYCAGSNHILPTGGTAAFASGLGVHTFLKAIQIIDYDRSALEEVAGHIIALAQVEGLPGHGDAVSIRLR; encoded by the coding sequence TTGGTGACCAGTACCCGTGATCCCCAGATTCTGCGCAGTATCGATTTGCGCGGCCAAAAACTCTCCCTCATGCAACTGCGGCGAGAATTGCCCCGCGTGGAAGCTCAGAGCGCTCATGACGCCGAGGCGAGCGTGCAAAATATTCTGGATTCGGTCCGCACTGGCGGGCTGACGGCTTTACGCGAGCTAGCACAAAGGTTTGACGGCGTAACTCAGAACCAGCCGCGGGTACCCCAGAGTGCTTTGCAGCAGGCGCTAGCCGAGTTGGATCCTGCGGTACGCGCTGCCCTTGAAGAATCTCTTCGTCGCGCGAGCGCCGTTGCCCAAGCCCAGCGCCCCGAAGATGTTCCGGTGCAACTGGCCCCGGGCGCCAACGTGCTTTTGCGTTGGGAGCCGATTCGTCGAGTTGGCCTTTACGTCCCCGGGGGGCTTGCGGCTTACGCTTCCTCAGTAGTGATGAACGTTGTGCCAGCGCTAGCGGCCGGCGTTGGTTCAATAGCGCTGGCTTCGCCGCCGCAAAAAGACAATAACGGCTTACCGCACCCTAGTGTCTTGGCCGCCGCGGCGCTCCTGGGCATCGAAGAGGTCTATGCCATTGGTGGCGCGCAAGCGATCGGTGCACTGGCCTACGGCATTCCGGAAACTGCGGAATTTGCTGGCCTTGAACCGGTGGATATGGTGACCGGCCCGGGCAACATTTTTGTTGCCACGGCAAAGCGGCTGGTCAAAGGTTTGGTGGGCATCGATGCCGAAGCTGGGCCAACTGAAATTATGGTTTTGGCTGATGAATCAGCGTCGGCACCTTTTGTTGCGGCTGATCTGATTAGCCAAGCAGAACATGATCCGTTTGCGGCTTCTGTGCTAGTCACTGACTCCGCGCGTTTGGCGGAGGCGGTCCAGGAGCAGCTTGTCGTCCAGCTGGCCCTGACGAAACATCAGGAACGAGTCGCACAGGCCCTCGGCGGTGAGCAAGCCGCCGTCGTGCTGGTGGATTCAATTGCCGCCGGCATTGACGTTGCCAGCGCGTACGCCGCCGAACACCTTGAAGTTATGACCGTCAATTCGGCTGAAGACGGTGCCAAGGTGCGTAGTGCAGGCGCAATCTTCTTAGGTTCATCGTCGCCGGTGAGCTTGGGGGACTATTGTGCGGGATCGAACCATATTTTGCCTACGGGCGGAACGGCGGCTTTTGCCTCTGGTCTGGGTGTGCACACTTTTCTCAAAGCGATTCAAATAATCGACTATGACCGATCAGCACTCGAAGAAGTTGCTGGTCACATCATTGCGCTCGCTCAGGTTGAGGGGCTGCCTGGTCACGGTGATGCCGTCTCAATTCGATTGCGCTAA